The proteins below are encoded in one region of Aquisphaera giovannonii:
- the pruA gene encoding L-glutamate gamma-semialdehyde dehydrogenase produces MSIVTSPATPSSDPRLGAGRDVGDGAAIEERTREIGRDLFRRIGRGPRPWQRGWWDDRLMDNTLSDPQVRVQLFRFIDALPALRAPASVRTHLEEYLAEAGDRVPAWLRLAVRLAPPGTEREAMLAWSARTAAGVMARKFIAGSTPEQAAQTVMALRRKSVAFTADLLGEAVISEAEADVYQRTCIEILEGLSGPLAAAPEVPLIDRDDRGPIPRVNLSLKLSSLTTHFDPIHAEATIDAVAARLRPILRTARKLGAYVHVDMEQYSYRALSYDLFRRVFGEPEFRDWPDVGIVVQAYQPDAESELEMLRDFARSRGAPITIRLVKGAYWDYEVLMARQLGWPEPVYLRKWETDACYERCSRFLIDHHETLRPAFAGHNVRSLSYAMALAEARGLPKGAIELQTLYGMGDAIQDALVARGQRVRVYTPYGAMLPGMAYLVRRLLENTSNESFLKASSARDVPVETLLRNPEEIGSMSLLSRKAAPPAAAPPAGELPPFRNAPTADFAKAENRRAMVEALAQVRGRFGKDYPLLIDGREVMTESRIDSLDPAQQTRVVGRSASADAGHAEAAIAAAKKALKAWSARSPRERADVLLKAAALIRERRFELIAWMVYECGKPWREADGELVEASDFCELYARDMIRIAEPRRRDVPGETNACTPIPRGVVSVIAPWNFPLAISCTMVAGALVAGNTVVYKPSEQSPVVGWHLVKILHEAGVPAGALNYLPGVGEAVGPTLVKHPDVNMVAFTGSRDVGLLVNRLAAETPPGQDHVKRVIAEMGGKNALIIDDDADLDEAVVGVVNAAFGYSGQKCSACSRAIVLDGVYDAFLARLVEAARSVKVGPAEDPETLVGPVIDADSRRKILSYKEVARREGRVVLDTDVAEKAVVGTYVGPMIVADVPPDARVAQEEIFGPLLSVIRARDLDHALEIANGTPYALTGGIYSRSPVNIERARREFLVGNLYINRGNTGAMVDRQPFGGFKLSGIGTKAGGSEYLYEFLIMRSITENTMRRGFAPEDPAAPEPAAAASGRL; encoded by the coding sequence ATGTCGATCGTGACGAGCCCCGCAACTCCGAGCTCGGACCCGCGCCTCGGCGCCGGCCGGGACGTCGGCGACGGGGCGGCCATCGAGGAGCGGACCCGGGAGATCGGCCGCGACCTGTTCCGGCGGATCGGTCGGGGGCCCAGGCCCTGGCAGAGGGGCTGGTGGGACGACCGCCTGATGGACAACACGCTCAGCGACCCCCAGGTCCGCGTGCAGCTCTTCCGGTTCATCGACGCCCTCCCCGCGCTCCGGGCCCCGGCCTCGGTCCGCACGCACCTGGAGGAATACCTGGCCGAGGCCGGCGACCGCGTGCCGGCCTGGCTGCGGCTGGCCGTCCGCCTGGCCCCGCCCGGCACCGAGCGCGAGGCGATGCTCGCCTGGTCGGCCCGGACCGCGGCCGGCGTGATGGCCCGCAAGTTCATCGCCGGCTCGACCCCGGAGCAGGCCGCGCAGACGGTCATGGCCCTGCGGAGGAAGTCGGTCGCCTTCACGGCCGACCTGCTGGGCGAGGCCGTCATCAGCGAGGCCGAGGCCGACGTCTACCAGCGGACCTGCATCGAGATCCTCGAGGGCCTCTCCGGGCCGCTTGCCGCCGCGCCCGAGGTCCCGCTCATCGACCGCGACGACCGCGGGCCGATCCCCCGCGTGAACCTCTCGCTCAAGCTGTCCAGCCTGACGACGCACTTCGACCCGATCCACGCCGAGGCCACGATCGACGCCGTGGCCGCGCGGCTGCGGCCGATCCTCCGGACGGCCCGGAAGCTCGGCGCCTACGTCCACGTGGACATGGAGCAGTACTCCTACCGGGCCCTCAGCTACGACCTCTTCCGCCGCGTCTTCGGCGAGCCCGAGTTCCGCGACTGGCCGGACGTCGGCATCGTCGTCCAGGCCTACCAGCCGGACGCCGAGTCCGAGCTGGAGATGCTCCGCGACTTCGCCCGGTCCCGCGGCGCCCCGATCACGATCCGCCTGGTGAAGGGGGCCTACTGGGACTACGAGGTCCTGATGGCCCGCCAGCTCGGCTGGCCGGAGCCGGTCTACCTGCGCAAGTGGGAGACCGACGCCTGCTACGAGCGCTGCTCCCGGTTCCTGATCGACCACCACGAGACCCTCCGCCCGGCCTTCGCCGGCCACAACGTCCGGAGCCTCTCCTACGCGATGGCCCTGGCCGAGGCCCGCGGCCTGCCGAAGGGCGCGATCGAGCTCCAGACCCTCTACGGCATGGGCGACGCCATCCAGGACGCCCTCGTCGCCCGCGGCCAGCGCGTCCGCGTGTACACCCCGTACGGCGCGATGCTCCCCGGCATGGCCTACCTGGTCCGCCGGCTGCTCGAGAACACCTCCAACGAGTCGTTCCTGAAGGCCAGCTCGGCCCGGGACGTCCCCGTCGAGACCTTGCTCCGCAATCCCGAGGAGATCGGCTCCATGTCCCTTCTCAGCCGCAAGGCCGCCCCGCCGGCCGCCGCCCCCCCGGCGGGCGAGCTGCCCCCGTTCCGGAACGCCCCCACGGCCGACTTCGCGAAGGCCGAGAACCGCCGGGCCATGGTCGAGGCCCTCGCGCAGGTCCGCGGCCGGTTCGGCAAGGACTACCCGCTCCTGATCGACGGCCGGGAGGTCATGACCGAGTCCAGGATCGACTCCCTCGACCCGGCCCAGCAGACCCGCGTCGTCGGCCGCTCGGCGTCGGCCGACGCGGGGCACGCCGAGGCCGCGATCGCCGCGGCGAAGAAGGCGTTGAAGGCCTGGTCGGCCCGGAGCCCCCGCGAGCGGGCCGACGTGCTGCTGAAGGCCGCGGCGCTGATCCGCGAGCGCCGGTTCGAGCTGATCGCCTGGATGGTCTACGAGTGCGGCAAGCCCTGGCGCGAGGCCGACGGCGAGCTCGTCGAGGCGAGCGACTTCTGCGAGCTCTACGCCCGCGACATGATCCGGATCGCCGAGCCCCGCCGCCGCGACGTCCCGGGCGAGACGAACGCCTGCACGCCCATCCCGCGCGGGGTCGTCAGCGTCATCGCCCCCTGGAACTTCCCGCTGGCGATCTCCTGCACGATGGTCGCCGGCGCGCTCGTCGCCGGCAACACGGTCGTCTACAAGCCCTCCGAGCAGTCGCCGGTCGTCGGCTGGCACCTCGTGAAGATCCTCCACGAGGCCGGCGTGCCCGCCGGGGCCCTGAACTACCTGCCCGGCGTCGGCGAGGCCGTCGGCCCGACCCTGGTGAAGCATCCCGACGTGAACATGGTCGCCTTCACGGGCTCCCGCGACGTCGGCCTGCTCGTCAACCGCCTCGCGGCCGAGACGCCGCCGGGCCAGGACCACGTCAAGCGCGTGATCGCGGAGATGGGCGGCAAGAACGCGCTCATCATCGACGACGACGCGGACCTGGACGAGGCCGTCGTGGGCGTGGTGAACGCGGCCTTCGGCTACTCGGGCCAGAAGTGCTCCGCCTGCTCGCGGGCGATCGTCCTGGACGGCGTCTACGACGCGTTCCTGGCCCGGCTCGTCGAGGCGGCGAGGTCCGTGAAGGTCGGCCCGGCGGAGGACCCCGAGACGCTCGTCGGCCCGGTCATCGACGCCGACTCCCGGAGGAAGATCCTCTCCTACAAGGAGGTCGCCCGCCGGGAGGGCCGCGTGGTGCTGGACACGGACGTGGCCGAGAAGGCCGTCGTCGGCACCTACGTCGGCCCGATGATCGTCGCGGACGTCCCGCCCGATGCCCGGGTGGCGCAGGAGGAGATCTTCGGCCCGCTGCTCTCGGTGATCCGCGCCCGCGACCTGGACCATGCCCTGGAGATCGCCAATGGCACGCCGTACGCCCTGACCGGGGGCATCTACTCGCGGAGCCCGGTGAACATCGAGCGGGCGCGGCGGGAGTTCCTGGTCGGCAACCTCTACATCAACCGCGGCAACACCGGCGCCATGGTGGACCGCCAGCCGTTCGGCGGCTTCAAGCTCTCCGGCATCGGCACCAAGGCCGGCGGCTCGGAGTATCTGTACGAGTTCCTGATCATGCGCAGCATCACCGAGAACACGATGCGTCGGGGCTTCGCCCCCGAGGACCCGGCCGCGCCGGAGCCGGCGGCCGCGGCGAGCGGGAGGCTGTGA
- a CDS encoding hybrid sensor histidine kinase/response regulator, whose translation MPTVQDRPKVLVVDDEADVLRSVHALLRRSYRVVTREDGPAALDVLREDPEVAVILTDQRMPGMTGVEVLRRARSIRPDATRLLFTAFSDIHAVVDAINEGNVFRYITKPWEPGELESALRQAVERHDLIVEKARLLDELKASNARLEEANRLKSAFLEVASHELNTPVAVILGLADLWKLSMGAGATEQERQWVDRIGAAADRLGRNVRRMLDLVDTRSFGRTMAREEVDLGRIALEAVETLAPHLEGRGQWADVRAEPAAKDVTGDSSKLMDVMINLIANAIKFTPDGGTIRIRIENAGRPEGWTRVAVEDEGVGIRDGEQPYLFEPFFTGFDTLHHSSGDFQFCKRGMGLGLCLVKAFVELHGGRVECQSQPGRGSTFGFIMPRQPAEPTPAAGETDARDGAATQ comes from the coding sequence ATGCCAACCGTGCAGGATCGCCCCAAGGTGCTGGTGGTCGACGACGAGGCCGACGTGCTCCGCTCGGTCCACGCCCTGCTGCGGCGGTCCTATCGCGTCGTCACCCGCGAGGACGGCCCCGCGGCCCTGGACGTCCTCCGCGAGGACCCCGAGGTGGCGGTGATCCTGACCGACCAGCGGATGCCCGGGATGACGGGCGTGGAGGTCCTCCGCCGGGCCCGGTCCATCCGCCCCGACGCCACGCGCCTGCTGTTCACCGCCTTCTCGGACATCCACGCCGTCGTCGACGCGATCAACGAGGGGAACGTCTTCCGCTACATCACCAAGCCGTGGGAGCCCGGCGAGCTCGAGTCGGCGCTGCGGCAGGCGGTGGAGCGGCACGACCTGATCGTGGAGAAGGCCCGGCTCCTCGACGAGCTGAAGGCCAGCAACGCGCGCCTGGAGGAGGCCAACCGTCTCAAGAGCGCCTTCCTCGAGGTCGCCAGCCACGAGCTGAACACGCCGGTGGCCGTGATCCTCGGCCTCGCCGACCTCTGGAAGCTCTCCATGGGGGCCGGGGCCACGGAGCAGGAGCGGCAGTGGGTCGACCGGATCGGCGCCGCGGCGGACCGCCTGGGCCGCAACGTCCGTCGGATGCTCGACCTCGTCGACACCCGGTCCTTCGGCCGCACCATGGCACGCGAGGAGGTGGACCTGGGGCGGATCGCCCTCGAGGCCGTGGAGACCCTCGCCCCCCACCTGGAGGGCCGCGGCCAGTGGGCCGACGTCCGCGCGGAACCCGCCGCGAAGGACGTCACGGGGGACTCTTCCAAGCTCATGGATGTGATGATCAACCTGATCGCCAACGCGATCAAGTTCACGCCCGACGGCGGCACGATCCGCATCCGCATCGAGAACGCCGGCCGGCCGGAGGGCTGGACGCGCGTGGCCGTCGAGGACGAGGGGGTCGGGATCCGGGACGGCGAGCAGCCCTACCTCTTCGAGCCCTTCTTCACCGGCTTCGACACCCTCCACCACTCCTCCGGCGACTTCCAGTTCTGCAAGCGGGGGATGGGCCTGGGCCTCTGCCTGGTCAAGGCCTTCGTCGAGCTCCACGGCGGCCGCGTCGAGTGCCAGAGCCAGCCCGGCCGCGGCTCCACCTTCGGCTTCATCATGCCGAGGCAGCCGGCCGAGCCGACGCCGGCCGCGGGCGAGACTGACGCCCGCGACGGCGCCGCGACTCAGTGA
- the uvrB gene encoding excinuclease ABC subunit UvrB codes for MPAYQLVSPYRPAGDQPQAIEKLVEGLRQGRDNQTLLGVTGSGKTFTMANVIAQYGKPALVMSHNKTLAAQLYAEFREFFPHNAVRYFVSYYDYYQPEAYIPQRDIYIEKDASINEEIERLRLASTSALVSREDVIVVASVSCIYGLGSPDDYRKMMVRLTRGDIVDRDELLLKFIDIQYDRNDVSFERGKFRVRGDVVELWPAYEEIGYRIELFGDEVERLATIDALTGNVLETHEEMYIYPAKHFVLPEERIQSSVEAIGKELDERLQQLKEQGKLLEAQRLEARTRYDMEMLLEVGYCSGIENYSRHLSGRKPGETPSTLLDFFPKDSLLILDESHVTVPQVRGMFAGDHSRKLTLVEHGFRLPSALDNRPLRIDEWETKFHRRLFVSATPADYEIAMSGGEVVEQVIRPTGLVDPIVRVEPARGQVPALLAEARARAERGERVLITTLTKRLAEDLTRYLKEQGLRCKWLHSELDAIERVTILRELREGAFDALVGVNLLREGLDLPEVSMVCILDADKEGFLRSETSLIQTIGRSARHVNAEVVLYADKVTPSMQRAIDETKRRRELQLEYNAKHGITPETIRKAIRRGIEEEIQARQVVRKAVGRDEVTEANEEFLAALEAEMLEAAEKLEFERAAALRDRIQQLRGGGDGKGRPSASPQGQSARGKAKAKARAGRRARN; via the coding sequence ATGCCCGCCTACCAGCTCGTCAGCCCGTACCGGCCCGCCGGGGATCAGCCCCAGGCGATCGAGAAGCTCGTGGAGGGCCTGCGCCAGGGGCGGGATAACCAGACGCTGCTGGGCGTGACCGGCTCGGGCAAGACCTTCACCATGGCCAACGTCATCGCCCAGTACGGCAAGCCCGCGCTGGTGATGTCGCACAACAAGACGCTGGCGGCCCAGCTCTACGCCGAGTTCCGGGAGTTCTTCCCGCACAACGCCGTCCGCTACTTCGTCAGCTATTACGACTACTACCAGCCCGAGGCCTACATCCCCCAGCGGGACATCTACATCGAGAAGGACGCCTCGATCAACGAGGAGATCGAGCGGCTCCGGCTGGCGAGCACCAGCGCCCTGGTGAGCCGGGAGGACGTGATCGTCGTCGCGAGCGTCTCGTGCATCTACGGGCTGGGCTCGCCGGACGACTACCGGAAGATGATGGTCCGCCTCACCAGGGGCGACATCGTGGACCGGGACGAGCTGCTCCTGAAGTTCATCGACATCCAGTACGACCGCAACGACGTGAGCTTCGAGCGGGGCAAGTTCCGGGTCCGCGGCGACGTGGTCGAGCTCTGGCCGGCCTACGAGGAGATCGGCTACCGGATCGAGCTCTTCGGCGACGAGGTGGAGCGGCTGGCGACGATCGACGCCCTCACCGGCAACGTCCTGGAGACGCACGAGGAGATGTACATCTACCCGGCCAAGCACTTCGTGCTGCCGGAGGAGCGGATCCAGTCCTCCGTGGAGGCGATCGGCAAGGAGCTGGACGAGCGGCTCCAGCAGCTCAAGGAGCAGGGCAAGCTGCTGGAGGCCCAGCGCCTCGAGGCCCGGACCCGGTACGACATGGAGATGCTCCTGGAGGTGGGCTACTGCTCGGGGATCGAGAACTACTCGCGCCACCTCTCGGGGCGGAAGCCCGGCGAGACGCCCAGCACGCTGCTGGACTTCTTCCCCAAGGACAGCCTGCTGATCCTGGACGAGTCGCACGTGACGGTCCCCCAGGTCCGGGGCATGTTCGCCGGCGACCACAGCCGCAAGCTGACCCTGGTGGAGCACGGCTTCCGGCTCCCGAGCGCCCTGGACAACCGGCCGCTGCGGATCGACGAGTGGGAGACGAAGTTCCACCGCCGGCTGTTCGTCTCGGCGACGCCGGCCGACTACGAGATCGCCATGTCCGGCGGCGAGGTCGTGGAGCAGGTGATCCGGCCGACCGGCCTGGTGGACCCGATCGTCCGCGTCGAGCCGGCCCGGGGCCAGGTCCCCGCGCTGCTGGCCGAGGCGAGGGCCCGCGCCGAGAGGGGCGAGCGGGTGCTCATCACCACCCTGACCAAGCGGCTGGCGGAGGACCTGACGCGGTACCTCAAGGAGCAGGGGCTGCGGTGCAAGTGGCTGCACTCCGAGCTCGACGCGATCGAGCGGGTGACGATCCTCCGCGAGCTCCGCGAGGGGGCCTTCGACGCCCTGGTCGGCGTCAACCTCCTCCGCGAGGGGCTGGACCTGCCGGAGGTCTCCATGGTCTGCATCCTGGACGCGGACAAGGAGGGCTTCCTGCGGAGCGAGACCTCGCTGATCCAGACGATCGGGCGGTCCGCCCGGCACGTCAACGCGGAGGTCGTGCTCTACGCCGACAAGGTCACGCCGTCGATGCAGCGGGCCATCGACGAGACGAAGCGGCGGCGGGAGCTCCAGCTGGAGTACAACGCGAAGCACGGCATCACCCCGGAGACGATCCGCAAGGCGATCCGGAGGGGGATCGAGGAGGAGATCCAGGCGCGGCAGGTCGTCCGCAAGGCGGTCGGCCGGGACGAGGTCACGGAGGCCAACGAGGAGTTCCTGGCGGCGCTCGAGGCGGAGATGCTTGAGGCGGCGGAGAAGCTCGAGTTCGAGCGGGCCGCGGCGCTCCGCGACCGGATCCAGCAGCTCCGCGGGGGCGGCGACGGCAAGGGCCGGCCCTCGGCCTCGCCGCAGGGGCAGAGCGCCCGCGGCAAGGCCAAGGCGAAGGCCCGGGCCGGGCGGCGGGCGCGAAACTAG
- a CDS encoding sugar ABC transporter substrate-binding protein, which produces MSGLLGVRASARAALGKVGPGVLPRLVLVGLATLAGGCDSDSFVPPRPPELGGADVPTAPGVSEAARPLIVVEARPISEPESEAIRGIARSQAGLEGVRVEVVAAGASAASAAALVDEASGRKPLAILLDVAEPPAADLARAIASARGKGTPVILIGLPAGAREKAAGDATPPAGAAPLVLVAPEPFETVSAQLVEATLKAARNAGYKPEAGAILLVDPTIDALSAARAQAFRDALGKAGVSRVEEVRFARELADAQPKLDAALKAHPEIQLVLAPDDRGTAAALAALKDQKDRGLYVLAGYAASDSVASMARAGDAAGIAVYSEERLLRKAIGVAVATARGQAPARAELIIPVHLAGPKAGEPRAFRAYTEPAKAGSSR; this is translated from the coding sequence ATGTCCGGATTGCTTGGCGTGAGGGCCTCCGCGCGGGCGGCCCTCGGGAAGGTTGGGCCCGGCGTGCTGCCGCGGCTGGTCCTCGTCGGCCTCGCGACGCTCGCGGGCGGGTGCGACTCCGACTCGTTCGTGCCGCCCCGGCCGCCGGAGCTGGGCGGCGCCGACGTCCCGACGGCCCCGGGCGTCTCGGAGGCGGCCCGGCCGCTGATCGTCGTCGAGGCCCGGCCCATCTCCGAGCCGGAATCCGAGGCCATCCGCGGGATCGCCCGCTCCCAGGCCGGCCTGGAGGGGGTCCGGGTCGAGGTCGTCGCGGCCGGCGCCTCGGCCGCCTCCGCCGCGGCCCTCGTGGACGAGGCCTCCGGTCGCAAGCCGCTGGCGATCCTGCTGGACGTGGCGGAGCCCCCGGCGGCGGACCTCGCCCGCGCCATCGCCTCGGCCCGGGGCAAGGGGACGCCCGTCATCCTGATCGGCCTGCCCGCGGGGGCCCGCGAGAAGGCCGCCGGCGACGCGACGCCCCCCGCCGGGGCCGCCCCGCTCGTCCTCGTCGCCCCGGAGCCCTTCGAAACCGTCTCGGCCCAGCTCGTCGAGGCGACGTTGAAGGCCGCCAGGAACGCCGGCTACAAGCCGGAGGCGGGGGCCATCCTGCTCGTCGACCCGACCATCGACGCCCTCTCCGCGGCGCGAGCCCAGGCCTTCCGCGACGCGCTGGGCAAGGCCGGCGTCTCCCGCGTGGAGGAGGTCCGCTTCGCCCGGGAGCTGGCCGACGCGCAGCCGAAGCTGGACGCGGCCCTCAAGGCCCACCCCGAGATCCAGCTCGTCCTCGCGCCCGACGACAGGGGGACCGCCGCGGCCCTGGCGGCGCTCAAGGACCAGAAGGACCGGGGCCTGTACGTCCTGGCCGGGTACGCCGCGTCCGATTCCGTCGCCAGCATGGCGAGGGCGGGCGACGCGGCGGGGATCGCCGTGTACTCGGAGGAGCGACTGCTCCGGAAGGCCATCGGCGTGGCCGTGGCCACCGCCCGCGGCCAGGCCCCGGCCCGCGCCGAGCTCATCATCCCCGTCCACCTGGCCGGCCCGAAGGCGGGCGAGCCCAGGGCGTTCCGCGCGTATACCGAGCCGGCCAAGGCCGGCTCCTCCAGGTAG
- a CDS encoding S8 family serine peptidase yields MPTHLNKIDPYLPDTFQEIQNQGADDLDIESVTDKGVVALPVVIRLAGQDEWVPPAGFEEYARVGNVASGRCTLPGLQQLNLDPRVVSVEASRHAGVEECHVSIPFLRVNQVHSAPISEEGDRALVAVIDSGIDVEHQCFLDASGVSRIVEIWDQRDPAGPAPAAIYPSLKLNYGTVHTAASIRGYATGAAALPAWLGPPVGGGADRRRHGTHVASIAAGRAAGAFAGGVAPRAGILVVIPRMTSRASIGYSSSHVEALAYIKEAASKRKLPVVVNVSLGKNAGAHDGTSPLELAFDEFSGGGRLPGLVVVKSAGNERGRNGHARLSLGSMSRDELTWDASNVARNEDVLEIWFKACDELRFRLHDPAGSPPTAWVDWSAPGTNGTFANSSNTYSLNYSRYHVDNGDSQLLVVIRRGVAPSIQPGGWKLEVESGTVYSAGQLDAWVERDDSRAIAFTSHLNEEMTLSIPGSARCVIAVGAVNSVLPSTNTRSSSYGRTRDLREKPDVVAPGEAIMAAEAGNPTGAIAMTGTSMAAPHVAGMVALLLSRVSKKPGSPTLPNAAQVRAALTQLTQHYSGQFTVSRGYGLPDAEKFVKAFD; encoded by the coding sequence GTGCCCACGCACCTGAATAAGATCGATCCCTACTTGCCGGACACTTTTCAGGAGATCCAGAACCAGGGGGCCGATGACCTCGACATCGAGAGCGTGACCGACAAGGGGGTGGTCGCCCTCCCGGTCGTCATCCGACTGGCCGGGCAGGACGAGTGGGTCCCCCCCGCGGGCTTCGAGGAATACGCCCGGGTCGGCAACGTGGCTTCGGGTCGCTGCACGCTCCCAGGTCTTCAGCAACTCAACCTGGATCCCCGGGTGGTCAGCGTCGAGGCGAGCCGTCACGCGGGGGTCGAGGAATGCCACGTCTCGATCCCATTCCTCCGGGTCAACCAGGTCCATTCCGCGCCGATCTCCGAGGAGGGGGACCGGGCGCTCGTCGCGGTCATCGACTCGGGGATCGACGTCGAGCATCAATGTTTCCTGGACGCGTCCGGCGTGAGCCGGATCGTTGAGATCTGGGACCAGCGAGACCCGGCCGGCCCTGCCCCGGCGGCGATCTACCCCTCCTTGAAGTTGAATTACGGGACCGTCCACACGGCCGCCTCGATCCGGGGGTACGCGACCGGTGCGGCCGCGTTGCCCGCCTGGCTGGGGCCGCCCGTCGGCGGCGGGGCGGACAGGCGACGGCACGGGACGCATGTGGCCAGCATCGCGGCGGGCCGGGCGGCGGGGGCCTTCGCCGGAGGCGTGGCCCCCCGGGCCGGGATCCTCGTCGTCATACCCCGGATGACTTCGAGGGCGAGCATCGGGTACTCGAGTAGCCACGTCGAGGCCCTCGCCTACATCAAGGAGGCGGCATCGAAGCGGAAGCTGCCGGTCGTGGTCAACGTGAGCCTGGGGAAGAATGCCGGGGCCCACGACGGGACCTCCCCCCTCGAACTCGCCTTCGACGAGTTCTCCGGCGGGGGCCGCCTCCCCGGCCTGGTCGTCGTGAAGTCGGCCGGCAACGAGCGGGGGCGGAACGGCCATGCGAGGCTCTCCCTGGGATCGATGTCGCGGGATGAATTGACGTGGGACGCCTCGAACGTCGCACGCAACGAGGATGTCCTCGAGATCTGGTTCAAGGCCTGCGACGAGCTCAGGTTCCGGCTCCATGATCCGGCGGGAAGCCCGCCTACGGCCTGGGTCGACTGGTCAGCCCCGGGCACGAACGGCACATTTGCGAATTCAAGCAACACCTATTCCTTGAACTACTCCCGCTACCACGTCGACAACGGCGACAGCCAGTTGCTGGTGGTCATCCGAAGGGGAGTCGCGCCCTCGATCCAGCCGGGCGGTTGGAAGCTCGAGGTCGAGTCCGGGACGGTCTATTCGGCGGGACAATTGGACGCCTGGGTGGAGCGGGACGACAGCCGGGCCATCGCGTTCACCTCCCACCTCAACGAGGAGATGACGCTGAGCATCCCCGGGTCGGCCCGATGCGTCATCGCGGTGGGCGCCGTCAACTCGGTCCTCCCGAGCACGAATACGAGGTCGTCCTCCTACGGCCGCACCCGCGACCTGCGCGAGAAGCCCGATGTCGTCGCACCCGGCGAGGCGATCATGGCCGCCGAGGCCGGGAACCCGACGGGGGCCATCGCGATGACCGGCACCAGCATGGCGGCCCCCCACGTGGCCGGGATGGTCGCCCTGCTGCTCTCGCGGGTCTCCAAGAAGCCGGGCAGCCCGACGCTCCCGAATGCGGCGCAGGTCCGCGCGGCCCTGACTCAGTTGACCCAGCATTACTCCGGCCAGTTCACCGTGAGCCGAGGATACGGGCTCCCGGATGCGGAGAAGTTCGTGAAGGCCTTCGACTGA
- a CDS encoding ComEA family DNA-binding protein: MSDDREHAPDDSGPARAASGGAPWAWPADVRALLAAILVAAGVALRAAGSGEAPAGGGPPAGSIALRVDPNTAPRSVLEALPHVGPSLAGRIVEQRAIRPFLSAEDLRRVRGIGPATLARILPYLRIDRTPEGPVAGAGRAEPLRLARVRPDRP; encoded by the coding sequence ATGTCGGACGACCGGGAACACGCTCCGGACGACTCGGGGCCGGCCCGCGCCGCGTCGGGAGGCGCGCCGTGGGCCTGGCCGGCGGACGTCCGTGCGCTGCTGGCGGCGATCCTCGTCGCCGCCGGCGTGGCCCTGAGGGCCGCCGGCTCTGGCGAGGCACCGGCCGGGGGCGGGCCGCCCGCCGGCTCGATCGCGCTGCGGGTCGATCCCAATACCGCCCCGAGGAGCGTCCTGGAGGCCCTGCCGCACGTCGGGCCGAGCCTCGCGGGGCGGATCGTCGAGCAGCGTGCCATCCGCCCGTTCCTGTCCGCCGAGGACCTCCGGCGAGTCCGCGGCATCGGCCCGGCCACGCTCGCCCGCATCCTGCCCTACCTTCGGATCGATCGCACGCCCGAAGGACCGGTCGCCGGGGCCGGGCGGGCCGAGCCCCTCCGGCTCGCCCGGGTCCGCCCGGATCGGCCGTAG
- a CDS encoding PDZ domain-containing protein: MSRVACSSVPPVVRRVSNLVRILSATGLAIWLVAGAPAFAKGGGGHGGGGHGGGGHGGGHGGGHAGGGHAGGVHHGGGGYYHHPGHGGYYGGYGGFYYPGLLWGGYGAGYGYSGYPYAASYGYSSAYPTYAAAAAYPYAAATQPAAPSTYATMPQGPYLGIDEVPVVDARGQGMRVERVYPGSAAERAGLQPGDVIHAANGYLTQVQGNLAWIIAQQAPGGLLNLDVRRADGRDLAIAAQLP; encoded by the coding sequence ATGTCTAGAGTCGCATGCTCATCCGTCCCGCCTGTCGTCCGCCGAGTATCGAACCTGGTCCGGATCCTGTCCGCGACGGGCCTCGCCATCTGGCTCGTCGCGGGTGCCCCGGCATTCGCCAAGGGCGGGGGGGGCCACGGCGGCGGCGGCCATGGCGGGGGGGGCCACGGCGGCGGCCATGGAGGGGGACACGCCGGAGGCGGCCATGCCGGGGGCGTCCATCACGGCGGAGGAGGCTACTACCACCATCCGGGCCACGGCGGGTACTACGGCGGCTACGGCGGCTTCTACTACCCCGGGCTTCTCTGGGGCGGATATGGGGCCGGGTACGGCTATTCCGGCTACCCTTACGCGGCGAGCTATGGGTATTCCAGCGCGTATCCGACGTACGCCGCCGCGGCCGCTTACCCGTATGCCGCGGCGACCCAGCCGGCCGCCCCGTCGACGTATGCGACGATGCCCCAGGGCCCCTATCTGGGCATCGATGAGGTGCCGGTGGTGGATGCCCGGGGGCAGGGGATGAGGGTGGAGCGGGTCTATCCGGGCTCGGCGGCCGAGCGCGCCGGCCTGCAGCCCGGCGACGTGATCCACGCGGCGAACGGCTACCTGACCCAGGTCCAGGGCAACCTCGCCTGGATCATCGCGCAGCAGGCGCCGGGGGGGCTGCTCAACCTGGACGTCCGGCGTGCCGACGGCCGGGACCTCGCCATCGCCGCGCAGCTACCGTGA